A section of the Pristiophorus japonicus isolate sPriJap1 chromosome 4, sPriJap1.hap1, whole genome shotgun sequence genome encodes:
- the LOC139262151 gene encoding actin-1-like, producing MIKMMANPAVIIDNGSGLCKSGIVGDSIPTSVIPSIVGCSKATKGSRNANLKDYYVGKAAQARRDVLSLKYPIERGIVTSWEEMEMIWRYIYGFELRVKSKERPILMTAAPLTSFFNRERMAEIMFEGFSVPAMFVAIPATLALYTSGRTRGVVLDSGYGITDAVPIYEGYYLPDAVQRLNLAGSDITENLWRLMLENGHSFAEKMETEIVQDIKEKLCYLSLDPKLESKKPVEEIQHEYRLPDGTQIVIKSELFGAPELFFTPEGMGLSETGVHQLMLSSIAKCDQRLHKELYSNMLLCGGSTLFPGMEERLLKEIKLHTSSEVQVKVIAPPERNYSVWMGASILTSLASFKHMWITLNDYNDFGPSVVNKRCF from the coding sequence ATGATCAAAATGATGGCTAATCCTGCTGTGATCATTGACAATGGATCTGGCCTCTGCAAATCTGGGATAGTTGGTGACAGCATCCCTACATCTGTCATACCATCCATTGTGGGCTGCTCCAAAGCTACAAAGGGGTCTCGTAATGCCAACCTAAAAGACTATTATGTTGGCAAAGCAGCCCAAGCCAGAAGAGATGTCTTGTCTTTAAAGTATCCAATTGAACGTGGCATAGTGACCTCTTGGGAGGAGATGGAGATGATCTGGAGATATATATATGGTTTTGAACTGCGCGTAAAATCCAAAGAGAGGCCAATTTTGATGACTGCTGCCCCATTGACGTCTTTCTTTAATAGAGAAAGGATGGCTGAAATCATGTTTGAAGGTTTTTCTGTGCCAGCGATGTTTGTAGCTATCCCAGCTACATTAGCACTTTATACATCAGGCCGTACACGAGGCGTAGTCTTGGATAGTGGATATGGAATAACTGATGCCGTGCCCATCTATGAAGGCTACTATCTTCCTGATGCTGTACAAAGACTTAATCTGGCAGGAAGTGATATCACTGAAAATCTTTGGAGGCTCATGTTGGAGAATGGGCATTCTTTCGCTGAAAAAATGGAGACAGAGATTGTCCAGGATATCAAGGAGAAACTGTGCTACTTGTCCCTTGATCCCAAACTGGAGAGCAAGAAACCAGTTGAAGAAATCCAACATGAGTACAGGTTGCCAGATGGTACTCAGATTGTGATCAAAAGTGAGCTCTTTGGAGCGCCGGAGTTGTTTTTTACACCAGAGGGTATGGGATTGAGCGAAACTGGAGTTCACCAGCTAATGTTAAGCAGTATTGCAAAATGTGATCAAAGACTACATAAAGAACTGTATAGCAACATGCTATTATGTGGTGGCTCGACCCTCTTCCCAGGAATGGAGGAACGTTTGCTCAAGGAGATCAAGCTGCATACATCCAGTGAAGTACAAGTCAAAGTCATCGCCCCGCCAGAAAGGAACTATTCTGTTTGGATGGGAGCCTCAATCTTAACAAGTTTGGCATCCTTCAAACATATGTGGATCACTCTCAATGATTACAATGACTTTGGGCCGTCTGTGGTTAACAAGAGATGTTTTTAA